The genomic window TCACCGCGATCAACGACCCTTCGGTCGCATCCGGCTCCACGCGCACCGTGTCTCCCAAGGACATCTTCGCCGATGCTTTTGGCTCTGCACCCCCATCCGCGGCGTTTACCAACCTGACCTCGCCCGACATTGATGCCTCGCCCTTCATCAACGACAGCTTCGAGACCTCACCCATGTTCCAGGGTGAGCCTATGCTGACTAACACAAACGACTGGTTCTCTCTGTTTCCCGAAGAGGAGAACAGGCTTCATGAAGTCAAGTACGCTCCTGCGATGCCGCTGCCCATGGAGCGCACCGTCAGCAGTCAGTCTATGGAGCGATCCGGCTCCTCCAGCATGGGATCGCCAATTGTCTTGGACACCAGCTCGTTCCGAAGGAAGTCGTCCGTCACTAACTCGCCCGCCACCAACGGCATCAGCAAGTCTCGTCGACGCAAGGGAGCCCTCCCTGCAATCACTGTCGATCCCAACGACAAGATTGCCTTGAAGCGGGCGCGTAACACGCTTGCCGCTCGTGAGTCTCGACAGAGGAAGTTCGACCACGTGTCGGAGCTGGAGGCCCGCAACGCAGACCTTGAGGCTGAAATCGAAAAGTGGAAGAACATTGCTCTAGCTCATGGTTACACAGGAGCATGAATCTCCGTCCCCCTCGTACCCAGTTACCGGTGGCCTTTAGGAGCTGGTGAAGACCAGCTAGCCTTTTGGTAAAAGTTTTCATTTCATGTTGTCTGGACTTACTGCTGTTCACACATGTACCTCGCCTTGGTTGGCTGATGGTTATTGTGTCGCA from Ascochyta rabiei chromosome 2, complete sequence includes these protein-coding regions:
- a CDS encoding General control protein; amino-acid sequence: MAGKDGPFSQYSHMLTHVADLHSNNSFDSGASLMPAFQAGGFTLEQVSAFTAINDPSVASGSTRTVSPKDIFADAFGSAPPSAAFTNLTSPDIDASPFINDSFETSPMFQGEPMLTNTNDWFSLFPEEENRLHEVKYAPAMPLPMERTVSSQSMERSGSSSMGSPIVLDTSSFRRKSSVTNSPATNGISKSRRRKGALPAITVDPNDKIALKRARNTLAARESRQRKFDHVSELEARNADLEAEIEKWKNIALAHGYTGA